GACCGCGATGCCGGCCGCCACGGTGATCACGGTCAGGATGACAATCGAGACGAGCGGCGCGGGGATCACGGTGGTGATCTTCGGGAAGTACACCATGAGCGCCAGGCCGCCGATGATCAGCGGGTAGACGGGCCAGGGCACGTCGTGCATTTCGGGGACCTGGGCCATGAAGATCAGGATGGCGAGGGCGTTGACGAAGCCGACCATCACCGAGCGAGGGATGAACCGCATCAGCTTCGCGATGCCCAGCGCGCCGAGCGCGATCTGGAAGACGCCGGCCAGGATGACGGCGGCGACCAGGTAGCCGAAGCCGTGCTCACGGTTCAGCGGCGCGGTCACCAGCGCGACGGCACCGGTGGCGGCGGAGATCATCGCGCGGCGGCCGCCGACGATCGAGATGACCACGGCCATCGTGAACGAGGCGAACAGTCCGACCGCGGGGTCGACACCGGCGATGATCGAGAACGAGATCGCCTCGGGGACCAGCGCGAGCGCAACGACCAAGCCCGCGAGGACCTCGGTACGCCACACCTTGGGGTCGGAGAGCCAGTCCGGGCGCAGGGCGCGCAGCCGTGCGGCGGGGGACGTCAGGGAAGCAGAAGACAAGGGATCGGGAACCTGTCGTGCTCGGGCACACCCCGCTCCGGTCAGGCGGAGGCTGTGCGGCAGGACGCGGGAAGGCCGGGCCGGCATCCACGCGGACGGCCCACGCGGGCGGACCGGAAGAAGAGGGAACGGAGCGGGGCCTGCCCGACGGGCGCGGCCGAGCTGCACGTCAGGGGCGAAGCATCACGGCGGGCAGGCGACGGAGCTGAGCGACATGGGCTCGCGCACGCTCGCTCCTGCAAGAATCGGATCTTCGCCGGGGGCACCATCGGCCCCGACACGGCAACAGCGGGGCAGCGGCAGGCCGCCCGCACCATCAGGCACTCTACCCTCAGCGGCCTGAGGAGTATGTGTGGCTCTGGGTCTCTACACCCGACTACGCCGCGTCCGACGCCGCGTCGGAGGCGGCCGCAGCCGACGGCGAGGCCACCGCCGCCGAGCGCGAGGAGGAGCAGCGGGTCGTCCGGGCGCGCGTGGAGGCCAACGACTCCGACGCCGGTGCCGACCTCACGGTCGACGAGGAGTGTGCTGCGTCGCGAGTGCGGCGAGGAGTGCGTCCGGGAATTCCGCACGGCGAAGGCTCTGGCGGTCGAGGCGTACTCGACTGCCCGGTCAAGCCCAAGCTCGGCGCGGCGGCACGGGCGGCAGCGTTCGCCGCGCCCGCGGGAGCCGGTACCTCATCGGCCACGACGGCGTACGCCACCACCGCGGGGGCCACGACGGCCCACTTCGCGTCGACCAGCCCGCAGTACCCGGGGGTCGGCACGATCGTGAACCAGGTTGGCATGGCCATCCAGATCTACTCCAACGACCACGCCCCGCCGCACGCGTACGTCAAGGGCAAGGGCAAGGGCAAGGCCGCGGAGGTCCGGATCGGCATGAACGGCAAACCGATCCTGGAAGACAAGCCGCCGCCGAAGCTCAACAGGCTGTCATCGACAGCAATATCCGTACCATCAGGGGGAACGTCCGAGCCGCCATGGAAAGGTTCAAGGCCAATGGCCAATGCTGAGGTGACCCCGGAACTCCGGCACGCCCTGCGGCAGCTTGAGGAGCGGGTCGGAACGACCGTGTCCGACGTGACCGACGGACACGCGCGCTGGGAGCTGTACAGGGCCGCCCTGGCGTCCGATACGGCGCGGCCGGGGCTGCTGGCCGCGGTCACTGCAGAGGCGGACGGAGCGCTCGCGTCGGCCGTCGTCGGCGAAGCCCTGGAGCGGGTGCCCCGCGCCGACCGGGAGACCTGGGTCCAGGCCCTGGCCCCCTCGGTGCGCGCGTTCAGCGAACGCCGGGCACGCGAGCTGGGAATCCTCGAGGAGCTCCGGTCCAGAGCGGAAGCGCCGACGCTCGGCACCGAACTCGTCGACGGCTGGAGCGACTGGCTTCAGCTGCGGATCGGCGCCGAGGTCTCCGAGCCGTCGGTGCTGAGAGTTCTGGCCGAGTCGGGCCGGACGAAGCGCATCCGGCGGACCGCCACCGAGGCGCTCGCCGGCTGACGTCGAGGCACGAAAGAGTCGATGGCCTCCCCTCCCTCACGGGAGGGGCGGCCGTCGTGATGTGCGGCTCCCGGGAACATACGGGGTCGGTCGGACTCGAGAGGCGTCGAGGATTCCGGCGGGGCTCGGTGTTCACACGGAGCGGGGGTGAGCCTGGAACATGCCGCGGTGGGTGCCGGGGGGAGAGAGGTGGTTCCAGCCGTCGAAGCGTGTGGGACGGGATTGGCTCTCTGAACGTGGCCGCCTGGTGCGGAATGCATCCACGGCCTCGATGGGTGGAGACAGGGATCAGATTCCAGATCTCTTCCCGCAGGCCGCCCAGGACGTAGCCCGGCGTGCTCGGGGAGGGGGCCGGTCCCGGCCGGGCTCGTGGTGCTGGTGAGTACTCGGTCACCAGCCGCCGGTGAGGGTGGTGGGGCTTGCGAAGGTGGCGTCGTTGTGGCCTGCCCAGCTGCGCAGGTCGCCGGTGTTGTCGTCGCGGGCGATGAGGTCGGCCTTGCCGTCGCCGGTGAAGTCGGCTGCCGTGGTCTGGGAGTAAAGGCGCCAGCCGGCGGTCACGTCGGTGGAGGAGGCGAAGGTGCCCTTGCCCCGTCCGAGCCACATCTTGAGGGTGCCCGTCGAGTCCTGGCGCGCGACGAGGTCCTGGATCCCGTCGCCGTTGAAGTCAGCGGCCGTGGTCTGGGACATGGCGAGGCTGGGCGCGTCGGCTGCCCGGACCAGGGTGTCGGCGAGGACCTTGGTGCCGGCGTCGCCGAAGTGGAGGTGGTCGCCGCCCGGCTTCAGCATGCTCGGCAGGAGCTGGGACGACCACTACGCCGCGGCGCTCAACGCCGCCTCCCGGCCCACCGGCGTCGTCAATGCGGGCTTTGCTGGTCGGCCCGCCCCGGACCGGCCGAGCCCACGGTCGGCCGGCTCGCGGAAGATGCCGCCGGGTGGTTCCTTCAGGAGGTACCCCTTGGCGAGGCGACAGGCGTCTCGGTC
This region of Streptomyces sp. NBC_00513 genomic DNA includes:
- a CDS encoding VCBS repeat-containing protein; its protein translation is MLKPGGDHLHFGDAGTKVLADTLVRAADAPSLAMSQTTAADFNGDGIQDLVARQDSTGTLKMWLGRGKGTFASSTDVTAGWRLYSQTTAADFTGDGKADLIARDDNTGDLRSWAGHNDATFASPTTLTGGW